A genomic segment from Vanessa cardui chromosome 30, ilVanCard2.1, whole genome shotgun sequence encodes:
- the LOC124542107 gene encoding uncharacterized protein LOC124542107 has translation MRYRTNVIEPKRKRKIEVEPGSSVSLEDSYVETEVENKDPKTNLVKKGKGIGKKSKTVVHQNESVKSKAVTIDLIKGVNEVELFFDDERQIDSGPNKDTSFEGKIKDLEKKQNSSLECDVIPCKTQLFVYGDASYYKYCMVPQCESTSIETPNKLFIFVPSNAEVRKKWLNLARRNDANCLSSISRMYFCEDHFDLPNDMLNYTEYHIMGKVSKVLLKPGCTPSKFECQEDRRKRTCSSTERPFMLKKKRMEIIAESLEENTKKKIWSVWKIQNKLVRKVSKIFHIQAQIFIQSDRMSLNLYVNRKWTNQFKYISHTSSGSKQVRPELKQ, from the exons ATGCGATATCGAACAAATGTGATTGAAcctaaaagaaaaagaaaaatagaagTAGAACCTGGAAGCAGTGTCAGTCTTGAAGATAGTTATGTTGAAACAGAAGTAGAGAACAAAGATCCAAAGACAAATTTAGTTAAGAAAGGAAAAGGAATAGGAAAGAAATCAAAGACAGTAGTGCATCAGAATGAATCAGTAAAATCTAAAGCTGTCACCATTGATTTGATAAAGGGAGTTAATGAAGTAGAATTGTTTTTCGATGATGAAAGACAAATTGACAGTGGACCAA acaaGGATACAAGCTTTGAAGGAAAAATTAAAGATTTGGAAAAGAAGCAGAATTCATCTCTAGAA TGTGACGTCATCCCGTGCAAAACACAGCTGTTTGTGTATGGCGATGCGTCGTATTATAAGTACTGTATGGTGCCCCAGTGTGAAAGCACAAGCATTGAAACgccaaacaaattatttatatttgtcccAAGCAACGCAGAAGTAAGGAAAAAGTGGCTAAATCTTGCAAGGCGAAATGATGCAAATTGTTTATCATCAATTTCAAGAATGTACTTTTGTGAAGACCATTTCGat TTACCTAATGATATGCTCAATTATACTGAGTATCATATCATGGGAAAAGTATCGAAAGTGCTATTGAAACCAGGATGTACCCCAAGTAAATTTGAATGTCAGGAAGACAGAAGGAAACGGACATGTAGCAGCACAGAACGAccatttatgttaaaaaaaaagagaatggAGATAATAGCAGAGAGTCTTGAagagaatacaaaaaaaaaaatatggagcGTCTGGAAAATCCAGAACAAACTTGTTCGCAAAGTCTCAAAGATATTCCACATACAAGCTCAG attttCATACAATCAGACAGAATGAGCCTGAACCTTTATGTGAACAGAAAGTGGACAAATCAGTTCAAGTACATATCACACACAAGTTCAGGATCAAAGCAAGTCAGACCCGAATTAAAACAGTAA